DNA sequence from the Actinomycetota bacterium genome:
TATGACGCGGACGCCGCCCGGGGTACGCCTCCGGTAGAATGCAGCGGACGGCACCCGCGACATGAAGGCGGATTCGCATGCTCTTTGGCGCGCACCTCTCGGTCTCAGGCGGATACGATGCGACCGTCGAGTATGCGCAGCACGTCGGCGCCGAGTGCATGCAGGTCTTCGCGAAGAGCCCGCGACAGTGGCACGGCAAGCCGATCGACCCCGACGCGGCCGCCCGGTTCGCGGAACTCCGAGCAGAATCCGGGTTCGGGCCGCTCTTTACCCACACCGCCTACCTGCTGAACCTGGCAAGCGACGACCCTGTTCTGTGGCATCGCTCCGTGGGTGCGCTCGCCGATGAAATGACGCGGGGGCGCCTTCTCCAGGCCTCCGGTGTCGTGCTTCACGTGGGAGCGGACCGCACTGACGACCCGGCGGCGGCGGCCGACCGCGTGGCACGCGGCATCCGCGAGGCGTTCGCGCTGTGCGACTGCACGCACCCCGAGACTCGGCTGCTTCTCGAGAACACGGCCGGAGCGGGTCACACTTTCGGAGGCTCGTTCGAGGAGATGGGGTGGGTGCTCGATCTCCTTGGCAAAGAGCGCGTGCTCGTAGGGGTATGCCTGGATACCTGTCACGCCCATGCGTACGGGCACGACCTGGCCACGCCTCTCGCGTGGGATGCGCTGCTCGCCGAGATCGAGCAGGCGTGTGGCTCGGGCGCGCTCGGCCTGATCCATGCCAACGACTGCATGTTCGAGCGCGGCTCGCACCGCGACCGGCACGCGTGGATCGGGGAGGGTACACTCGGCGAAGCCGCATTCGATGCGATGGTCTGCGCACCCGCGGCACACTCGATGTGTGTGGTCACCGAAATGCCTGGGGAAGTACCTGAGAAGGATGTCGTGAATATCGAACGCTTGAAGGCGCTTCGGACGCGCTGTGACGCGTAAGCTGCGCGAATCGGTCGCGCAGGGCGGTTGCCGAGCCGCCGTTCGGGTTCTAGCATGGTGCCATTGCTGCCGATACACTCTCGTGAAGCCTGGTTCTCCGAGAAAGGGTACGTGACATGGGTTTCTTCCTGCTGGGACGGACACGCTCGGACGGCGCAGTCAGACTGCTTTCCGACCGCCTCTTCGACACGCGTCAGCAGGCTCTCGACGAGCTCTCCTCCCTTTCGATTCCCCAGGACCTCGAGTCCGAGGTCTTCGTGGTCGACCTGGGCACCGCAACACCGGTCCTGGTCGTGCAGAGCAAGGGACTCGAAACGGCAGTGACGCCAGAACCGGATTCCGCACCTGCCGAGGAACCAGAAGAGGTCGAGACCGCAGGCGTTTGGGAAGCTCCGGTCGAACCCGCGATAGCCGAGGCCGTTCTCGATCAGGCCGCCGAGGAGGCCGCGTCGGGGTCCGAGCGTGAGGCAGTGGAATCTGAGGAAGAGCCCGATCTTGCGGACGCACTTCGTCGGGCGACTGGCACGCTAGAGAACGAGGGCATCGTCGCCCCGGAGTCCATCGGTCCAGCAGCCGCCGGATCTGACGACGCAGACACCCAACTCGCTCCGCCCGCCCAGACCAGCCCCGACGAGG
Encoded proteins:
- a CDS encoding deoxyribonuclease IV, whose amino-acid sequence is MLFGAHLSVSGGYDATVEYAQHVGAECMQVFAKSPRQWHGKPIDPDAAARFAELRAESGFGPLFTHTAYLLNLASDDPVLWHRSVGALADEMTRGRLLQASGVVLHVGADRTDDPAAAADRVARGIREAFALCDCTHPETRLLLENTAGAGHTFGGSFEEMGWVLDLLGKERVLVGVCLDTCHAHAYGHDLATPLAWDALLAEIEQACGSGALGLIHANDCMFERGSHRDRHAWIGEGTLGEAAFDAMVCAPAAHSMCVVTEMPGEVPEKDVVNIERLKALRTRCDA